The Saprospiraceae bacterium genome includes a window with the following:
- a CDS encoding Gfo/Idh/MocA family oxidoreductase: MKRKVKMGMIGGGEGAFIGGVHRIAAALDGHIELVCGAFSSDPEKSKKSGEALYLNPDRVYPSYVDMISKEKMLPAEERMDLVSIVTPNHVHFEPAKLALENGFHVICDKPMTYNLQEAYELQKIVHNSGNIFALTHTYTGYPMVKQARQMIKNGLLGAIRKVVVEYPQGWLSNLLEATDSKQASWRTDPSRSGIAGAMGDIGTHAENLAEYITGLKISSLCADISTIVDGRKLDDDGNVLLRFDNGARGILYASQISAGEENNLRIRVYGESGSIDWSQMEPNTLTVRWLDKPIEILRTGSMGLYPEANAHSRVPAGHPEGYLEAFANIYRNVAFCIQAKIQGVEPDPVFKDFPTVDDGLRGMEFIYKVIESGKSDQKWL; this comes from the coding sequence ATGAAACGAAAAGTAAAAATGGGAATGATAGGTGGCGGTGAAGGTGCTTTCATTGGAGGGGTACACAGAATAGCTGCTGCATTGGACGGACATATAGAATTGGTATGTGGCGCATTCAGTAGCGATCCTGAAAAATCCAAAAAATCAGGCGAGGCACTTTATCTGAATCCCGATCGAGTATATCCAAGTTACGTGGATATGATATCAAAAGAAAAAATGCTGCCGGCAGAAGAACGCATGGATCTTGTATCGATTGTAACACCCAATCATGTTCATTTTGAACCGGCAAAACTTGCTCTCGAAAATGGCTTTCATGTCATTTGCGATAAGCCTATGACTTACAATCTTCAGGAAGCCTACGAATTACAGAAAATCGTTCACAATAGTGGAAATATATTTGCTCTGACACACACCTATACGGGATACCCAATGGTAAAACAAGCCCGGCAAATGATCAAAAACGGGCTGCTCGGAGCAATCAGAAAAGTGGTAGTTGAATATCCGCAGGGATGGTTATCAAATCTATTGGAAGCAACAGACTCCAAGCAAGCTTCCTGGAGAACAGATCCTTCACGATCCGGTATTGCAGGTGCTATGGGTGATATAGGAACACACGCCGAAAATCTGGCAGAATACATTACCGGTCTGAAAATCTCATCATTATGTGCAGATATCAGTACTATCGTTGACGGTCGTAAACTTGATGATGACGGAAATGTACTTTTGCGGTTTGATAATGGAGCTAGAGGAATTTTGTACGCCAGCCAAATATCTGCGGGTGAAGAAAATAATTTGCGGATAAGAGTTTACGGGGAATCAGGCAGTATTGATTGGTCTCAGATGGAACCTAATACACTAACGGTCAGATGGTTGGATAAACCAATTGAAATATTGCGAACCGGAAGTATGGGGCTTTACCCGGAAGCCAATGCCCATTCAAGAGTTCCGGCAGGGCACCCGGAAGGATATCTGGAAGCATTTGCCAATATATACAGAAATGTGGCTTTTTGTATTCAGGCTAAAATTCAAGGTGTGGAGCCCGATCCTGTATTTAAAGATTTTCCGACAGTTGACGATGGTCTCAGAGGAATGGAATTTATCTATAAAGTCATTGAGTCGGGTAAAAGTGATCAGAAATGGTTATAA
- a CDS encoding outer membrane porin, OprD family, giving the protein MKFLIKFSLLLGFLLIQSNLKAQHQDLQEKPGIWTNEEKILKDSLSIISAFKEGKVNGHFRYFFSGTNNSGDLTDYYANAAGGGLRFETGKFHGFQFAVSGFYIFNIHSSDFSKKDPVTGQPNRYEIGLFDITNPMDSNEISRLEEFYLKYNFGKSNIIFGKQLINTPFINLQDGRMRPTQVEGLWTNIRANEKLSIQAGWFYAIAPRSTSRWYSIGESIGLYPTGINENGSPSGYKNNLASSGVALIGVKYKLSKNLELQAWDLYTDDIFNSLLLQMDGTKNLNNQTSVIWGAQFIKQHRVGSGGNIDPNKSYYSNQNGATTIGARLGVQTGNFQTTLNYNQIFSTGRYLMPREWGRDPFYTFLPRERNEGFGGTNSYMLQTSWKSSEIPWQYSLAAGYYRMPHVKNTLLNKYGMPSYYQINIDVRHQFKGLFTGLEAQLLLVQKFDTGASYNEPKYIFNKVDMQLMNFVLNFRF; this is encoded by the coding sequence ATGAAATTTTTGATTAAATTTAGTTTACTTCTCGGTTTTTTATTGATTCAGTCAAATCTGAAAGCTCAACATCAGGACCTGCAGGAGAAACCAGGGATATGGACGAATGAAGAAAAGATACTGAAAGATTCTCTTTCTATTATATCTGCTTTCAAAGAAGGAAAAGTGAACGGACATTTCAGATACTTTTTTTCAGGGACAAACAACTCCGGTGATCTGACCGATTATTATGCCAATGCAGCAGGAGGAGGACTAAGGTTTGAAACAGGAAAATTTCATGGATTCCAGTTTGCAGTAAGTGGGTTTTATATATTCAACATCCATTCATCCGATTTTTCCAAAAAAGATCCTGTTACCGGGCAGCCCAATCGATATGAAATAGGCCTTTTTGATATTACAAATCCAATGGATTCCAATGAAATCAGCAGACTGGAAGAATTTTATTTGAAATATAATTTTGGAAAATCAAATATTATTTTTGGCAAACAACTCATCAATACACCCTTTATTAATCTGCAGGATGGTCGGATGCGTCCTACGCAGGTGGAGGGACTTTGGACTAATATCAGAGCTAATGAAAAATTGTCGATACAAGCGGGATGGTTTTATGCAATTGCTCCCCGCAGTACTTCCCGCTGGTATTCCATAGGTGAAAGTATTGGTCTGTATCCTACCGGAATTAATGAAAATGGTTCACCTTCCGGGTACAAAAATAATCTGGCTTCAAGTGGAGTAGCATTGATAGGGGTAAAATATAAATTGAGTAAAAATCTGGAGTTACAAGCGTGGGATTTATACACGGACGATATTTTTAATAGTCTCTTGCTTCAGATGGATGGCACTAAAAACTTAAATAATCAAACATCGGTTATTTGGGGCGCACAGTTTATAAAACAGCATAGAGTCGGCAGCGGAGGGAATATTGATCCCAATAAATCCTACTATAGCAATCAAAATGGAGCAACCACTATTGGGGCAAGGCTGGGAGTACAAACAGGAAATTTTCAAACTACATTAAATTATAATCAAATCTTTTCAACGGGTAGATATTTGATGCCCAGAGAGTGGGGTAGAGACCCTTTTTATACCTTTTTACCCAGAGAGCGAAATGAAGGATTCGGCGGGACAAATTCTTATATGTTGCAGACAAGTTGGAAAAGCAGTGAAATACCCTGGCAATATAGCCTGGCAGCCGGGTATTATAGAATGCCTCATGTTAAAAATACACTATTGAATAAATATGGTATGCCGTCATATTACCAAATAAATATAGATGTCAGACATCAGTTTAAAGGGCTGTTCACTGGATTGGAAGCACAATTATTATTGGTACAGAAATTTGATACTGGCGCCTCGTATAATGAGCCGAAGTACATCTTCAATAAAGTGGATATGCAATTAATGAATTTTGTTCTTAATTTCAGGTTTTAG
- a CDS encoding DsrE family protein: MKNLIILSMLFLSFSLAAQSNENIKKGPKKERKHRIVFQLTSNDPEVHKGLMRQLGNVLDASPSTKMEIVCHGPGLEMLIKEKSTVHAKIQEFKELNVSFVACENTMKQKDIPVEAIIPEAGFVKAGIIEIVKKQEAGWSYIKAGN; this comes from the coding sequence ATGAAAAATTTAATCATTTTATCAATGCTATTTCTGTCATTTTCATTAGCAGCTCAAAGCAATGAGAATATCAAAAAAGGCCCAAAGAAAGAACGAAAACATCGTATTGTTTTCCAATTGACATCTAATGATCCGGAAGTACACAAAGGACTAATGCGACAATTAGGCAACGTATTGGACGCATCCCCTTCTACTAAAATGGAAATTGTGTGTCACGGCCCGGGATTGGAGATGTTAATTAAAGAAAAATCAACGGTTCACGCTAAAATCCAGGAGTTCAAGGAATTAAATGTTTCGTTTGTAGCTTGTGAAAATACGATGAAGCAAAAAGACATTCCTGTTGAAGCAATAATACCGGAAGCAGGTTTTGTAAAAGCAGGTATCATAGAAATAGTAAAAAAACAGGAAGCCGGCTGGAGCTATATTAAAGCCGGCAATTGA
- a CDS encoding 5'-nucleotidase C-terminal domain-containing protein — translation MNDKRRNFIKTIGTLTAGAGVLKVGDPMFSSLDNSEQDLNFEPKPDVTYNLTILQTTDVHCQIHPHDEMFWEGDKAVFRKAGGYAQLATYFKSIRKKKTPSFIVDTGDMFQGSELSVKTTGKAIVPILNAMGYDLYIPGNWEVVYYKQAMQHLMGSLNAPKVCANMYHDLGNEKKGEHIFPPYYIWHTSGVKIGFLGYTDHLVPLRQSPNYSKGIIYTKPEENLAHYVDVLRNQEQCAFVIILAHLGLSQQLHLANLPQCEGVDYIFGGDTHERVRKPVVCKYAKVVEPGAFGSFVGKLDLSIKNGKIIKESYELVEISPKNLKSDKKIVSLISDGEKNFKDDINKVIGYSTIPLYRYFVIENTIDTMILDALSWQIPEMDIVLSNGFRFCPPKSTPDHTGNIPITNGFIFDMLPVDSPVRTGKVTGGQIMTWLEKELNNVFAKEAAQRFGGWVIKFKGMQISFYAFAENGKRVKEVTIGGKALELDKTYTICACERDGDPDDMLCRIRNVKDAKNTEYTLHEVLKSYLKANSPVTPKEPLSAKVMDAPQTLLSQVSGVDYLFT, via the coding sequence ATGAATGACAAAAGAAGAAATTTTATTAAAACCATCGGAACATTAACAGCAGGTGCCGGTGTGTTAAAAGTTGGTGACCCTATGTTTTCATCATTAGACAATTCAGAACAGGATTTGAATTTTGAACCCAAACCGGATGTTACTTATAACCTTACTATTCTCCAGACTACGGATGTTCATTGTCAGATACATCCGCATGATGAAATGTTTTGGGAGGGTGATAAAGCTGTTTTTAGGAAAGCAGGAGGTTATGCCCAACTTGCAACATATTTTAAAAGTATCAGAAAAAAGAAAACCCCATCCTTTATAGTTGATACGGGAGATATGTTTCAGGGTAGTGAGTTGTCTGTAAAAACAACAGGGAAGGCGATTGTGCCCATTTTGAATGCAATGGGATATGATTTGTACATACCCGGTAATTGGGAGGTAGTTTATTATAAACAAGCCATGCAGCATTTGATGGGTTCTTTGAATGCACCAAAAGTTTGTGCAAATATGTATCATGATTTAGGAAATGAAAAAAAGGGTGAACATATCTTTCCTCCTTATTACATCTGGCATACCTCCGGAGTCAAAATAGGGTTTTTGGGTTACACAGATCACTTGGTACCTTTGAGACAATCACCCAATTACAGTAAAGGAATTATATATACAAAACCCGAAGAAAATCTGGCACATTATGTGGATGTATTGCGCAATCAGGAACAATGTGCATTTGTTATTATTTTGGCACATCTTGGACTTTCTCAACAGCTTCATCTTGCAAATCTTCCACAATGCGAAGGAGTGGATTACATATTTGGAGGAGATACACACGAACGGGTGAGAAAACCTGTTGTCTGTAAATATGCCAAAGTGGTGGAACCCGGTGCCTTCGGCAGTTTTGTTGGAAAACTCGACTTGAGTATTAAAAACGGAAAGATTATTAAAGAATCTTATGAATTGGTGGAAATATCTCCAAAAAATTTAAAGTCAGATAAAAAAATTGTTTCTTTAATCAGTGATGGTGAAAAGAATTTCAAAGATGACATCAATAAAGTCATAGGTTATAGCACCATTCCGCTCTACAGATATTTTGTGATTGAAAATACGATAGACACCATGATTCTGGATGCACTTAGCTGGCAGATACCTGAGATGGATATCGTGTTATCCAATGGATTCAGATTCTGTCCACCAAAAAGCACACCCGATCATACAGGAAATATTCCGATAACCAATGGCTTCATTTTTGATATGCTACCCGTAGATAGTCCCGTCAGAACGGGTAAAGTGACAGGCGGTCAGATTATGACTTGGCTGGAAAAGGAATTGAATAATGTTTTTGCAAAAGAAGCAGCCCAACGATTTGGAGGTTGGGTAATAAAATTTAAAGGAATGCAGATAAGTTTTTATGCGTTTGCTGAAAATGGAAAAAGAGTTAAAGAAGTAACTATCGGTGGAAAAGCTTTGGAATTAGATAAAACTTACACCATCTGCGCCTGTGAACGGGATGGAGACCCGGATGATATGTTGTGCCGAATCAGGAATGTAAAAGATGCAAAAAATACTGAATACACATTACATGAAGTTTTGAAAAGCTATTTAAAAGCAAATTCCCCGGTTACACCCAAAGAACCACTTTCAGCCAAAGTTATGGATGCACCACAAACGCTCTTGTCTCAGGTAAGTGGCGTGGATTATTTATTTACATAA
- a CDS encoding c-type cytochrome: protein MDSFKQNEQSNLKPELDTFNHLSGILFILILAFSLLIYAVWKMYEISDIGLNRALEEPSSQQFSNASGLKEQKTSVKSDFWIAPDVESVNNLQNADLIKYGKELIAHTAKYLGPNGTVEAISNGMNCQNCHLDGGTRVFGNNYGSVASTYPKLRARSGQFEDIYKRVNDCFERSLNGKALDTFSNEMQAIKAYITFLGSNVAKNETAKGSGLKDLTFLERAADPIAGQKHYLAKCEVCHKTNGEGILNPDGKEYLYPPLWGKNSYNDAAGLYRISNFAKYIKYNMPLGATYENPQLSDDEAWDIAAFVNSQPRPHKKTPDDWPDISKKPIDHPFGPYDDGFIEEQHKFGPFKPIVDFRKTKSVK from the coding sequence ATGGATAGCTTTAAACAAAACGAACAATCAAATCTAAAGCCTGAATTAGATACATTTAATCATCTTTCAGGGATTTTATTTATCCTGATACTGGCATTTTCATTATTGATTTATGCAGTATGGAAGATGTATGAAATTTCTGATATCGGTCTTAACAGAGCTTTAGAAGAACCCTCATCACAACAGTTCAGTAATGCTTCAGGTTTGAAAGAACAAAAAACATCTGTGAAATCTGATTTTTGGATTGCTCCCGATGTGGAATCCGTGAATAATTTACAAAATGCTGATTTGATAAAGTATGGCAAAGAGCTCATCGCACACACTGCAAAGTATCTTGGACCAAACGGAACGGTTGAGGCGATTTCAAATGGTATGAATTGTCAGAATTGTCATTTAGACGGTGGTACCAGAGTTTTTGGTAATAATTATGGATCAGTTGCTTCAACATACCCTAAACTCAGAGCCCGAAGTGGACAATTTGAAGATATTTATAAACGGGTTAATGATTGTTTTGAGCGAAGTCTGAATGGTAAAGCTTTAGATACATTTAGCAATGAAATGCAGGCTATCAAAGCTTACATTACTTTTCTTGGATCTAATGTAGCAAAAAATGAAACGGCAAAGGGTTCAGGGTTAAAAGACTTAACATTTCTTGAGAGAGCGGCAGACCCGATAGCTGGACAAAAACATTATCTTGCAAAATGTGAAGTTTGCCATAAAACCAATGGTGAAGGTATTTTGAATCCGGATGGTAAAGAATATCTATATCCCCCATTATGGGGTAAAAACAGCTATAACGATGCTGCGGGATTGTATCGTATCAGCAATTTTGCAAAGTATATAAAATACAACATGCCATTAGGTGCAACATATGAAAATCCGCAATTATCTGACGACGAGGCCTGGGATATTGCAGCATTTGTAAATTCACAACCCCGACCCCATAAAAAAACGCCGGATGATTGGCCTGATATTTCTAAGAAACCCATTGATCACCCTTTTGGTCCCTATGATGATGGGTTTATTGAAGAACAACATAAATTTGGACCATTTAAGCCAATAGTTGATTTCAGAAAGACAAAAAGTGTAAAATAG
- a CDS encoding YeeE/YedE family protein — translation MESVNQSTIQLAGYKSGENIPESDEFVHDLEVRELDSICVNESQLEHKWYHNIKYLLVGIAFGIIFVKAEIISWFRIQEMFRFQSFHMYGVIGSAVVVGIISIFLIRKFKIKTMYGEEVIIHPKTFNKGQIIGGLLFGFGWAITGACPGPLFALIGSGATVIIATLLSAIAGTWVYGYFRNRLPH, via the coding sequence ATGGAATCAGTAAATCAATCAACCATTCAATTGGCAGGATATAAATCAGGAGAAAATATTCCTGAATCAGACGAATTTGTGCACGACCTTGAAGTAAGAGAGCTCGATAGTATTTGCGTTAACGAGAGTCAGTTGGAACATAAATGGTATCATAATATTAAATATCTTCTGGTTGGAATAGCATTTGGAATCATCTTTGTAAAAGCTGAAATCATCAGTTGGTTCAGAATACAGGAAATGTTCAGATTTCAATCGTTTCACATGTATGGCGTTATAGGAAGTGCCGTGGTGGTGGGTATTATATCGATATTTCTCATCCGAAAATTTAAAATTAAGACGATGTACGGTGAGGAAGTAATCATTCATCCAAAAACTTTTAACAAAGGGCAGATAATCGGCGGATTGCTTTTTGGGTTTGGCTGGGCTATCACAGGGGCTTGTCCGGGGCCACTATTTGCGTTGATAGGTTCAGGTGCCACTGTAATCATTGCTACACTATTAAGCGCTATAGCCGGGACATGGGTTTACGGCTATTTTAGAAACAGACTTCCGCACTAA
- a CDS encoding YeeE/YedE family protein, with amino-acid sequence MMDFISQPWPWYIAGPLIGLTVPALLLLGNKSFGISSSMRHVCAACIPAKIPFFTYDWKKEIWNLVFVAGILIGGIIAATLLANSNDIIVADSLRAELSTYGITDYSSLVPLEIINWQSIFTLKGFLMIVFGGFMVGFGTRYAGGCTSGHAIMGISSLQWPSLVATCCFMLGGILTANFILPHILSL; translated from the coding sequence ATGATGGATTTTATATCGCAACCCTGGCCTTGGTACATTGCAGGGCCACTGATTGGACTGACAGTACCTGCACTTCTATTATTGGGTAATAAATCTTTTGGAATTTCTTCTTCTATGCGGCATGTCTGTGCAGCTTGTATTCCTGCTAAAATTCCCTTTTTTACCTATGACTGGAAAAAAGAAATATGGAATCTTGTATTTGTGGCCGGAATATTAATTGGCGGAATTATCGCTGCAACTTTATTGGCAAATTCGAATGATATTATTGTTGCAGATTCATTAAGAGCAGAATTAAGTACATATGGCATCACTGATTATTCATCATTGGTTCCGTTAGAAATTATTAACTGGCAAAGTATATTTACACTTAAAGGTTTTCTGATGATAGTGTTTGGAGGGTTTATGGTTGGATTTGGGACCAGATATGCCGGTGGATGTACCAGTGGGCATGCAATCATGGGGATATCCTCTTTGCAGTGGCCTTCATTGGTAGCTACCTGTTGTTTTATGCTGGGAGGTATCCTCACAGCAAACTTTATTCTACCTCATATTCTTTCACTTTAA